TGCTCTTCTTTAAGCATTTCACAAGTTCATAAATCAGTAAGAGTTGCTGGCATTGAAATTATGGAAGGGGATTGGATTACATTGGATGGTTCGACTGGCGAGGTTATGTTGGGTAAAGTCGAAACAAAAAACGCTGAACTCAGCACAGATTTTGTTACCTTTATGGGTTGGGCAAAGGAGTACCGTACGATGCGGGTAAGAGCAAATGCAGATACTCCGAGAGATGCTGCTTTTGCAAGAAATTTTGGTGCAGAAGGGGTTGGATTGTGTAGAACCGAGCATATGTTTTTTGATGAAAATAGATTGCCATTTGTTAGGCAAATGATCCTTGCAAAAAATATTCAAGAACGAAAAGAAGCCTTAGAAAAATTACGGCCTTTCCAAAGAGATGATTTCGTATCTATTTTAAGTGCAATGGAGAATCTGCCTGTAACTATTAGACTTCTAGATCCGCCGTTGCATGAATTTTTGCCGCACACAGATAAGGATATGATGACTCTTTCCAATCAATTAGGGCTTTCTGCAGAAGATATCAGACAAAGAGTTAAAAGTTTGCATGAAGCAAATCCAATGCTTGGACATAGAGGATGTCGTTTAGGAATTTCACATCCCGAAATATATGAAATGCAAGTAAAGGCAATAGTAGAAGCTGTTGATATTTGTAAAGAACTAGGAAAAAAAGTGTTTCCTGAAATTATGATTCCTCTTGTTGGTATTCAGCAAGAACTAGAATGGTTAAGAAAAAGATTGCAAAAAATAGCACCGCATTTTCCTTTTGGAACTATGATAGAAGTTCCTAGAGCTGCTTTAGTTGCAGATAAAATAGCAACACAAGCCGATTTCTTTAGCTTTGGAACCAATGATTTGACTCAAACGACATATGGTTTTAGCAGAGATGACTCAGCTCCTTTTTTACGGGTCTACAAACAAGAAGGTATTTTGGTTGAAGATCCTTTTGCTTCACTTGATCAAGAAGGGGTTGGACGTCTAGTTGAGCTTGCTTGCGAGCTAGGGAAAAAACAAAAACCTGAGATTAAATTAGGAATTTGTGGTGAGCATGGAGGAGAACCTTCAAGCGTTAAGTTTTGTCACAAAATTGGATTAAATTATGTAAGTTGTTCACCTTTTCGGATACCTATAGCTATGCTTGCAGCTGCACAAGCTGCGATTTCACAAAATTTTGGATAAAATTTTTCAATTAATTGTTTTAAAAACATTTAATTAATTGTATTTATGATTTTTTTTAAGTGTTTTTAAGTCTTCTATTAAATTTATATCCTATGAATATCTATACCTAATTTATTTCTTTGTTGTTTTTAGTCAATAAAAAATAAAAACTCTAAGTGAACTTCCTGTGAATATTTTTAAGATGCCTTGGATTTATGATAGTAAATCCTTGGATGTATTTTAGAGGTATCCATTTAATGAATTATTAGATTTAAGAGGTTTTTAATGGTTTCTGCTGTGAAGTTTCCTCAGCCAAATCAGCATAATGTTGTGCAAAATCAGCAAAGTCACACATTTGCCATTGGTGTTGTTTCAACTCTGTTTTTTCTTTTTGGCTTTATTACTTGTCTGAATGATATTCTTGTTCCTCACTTAAAAGAAGTATTTAATTTATCAAATACGGAAGCTTCAATGGTACAATTTACCTTTTTTGGAGCTTATTTTTTAATCTCAATCCCAGCAAGTAAACTGATTTCTAAGTTTGGCTATAAGTCAAGCTTTATAGTAGGTCTTGCACTAACAACTCTTGGATGTTTATCATTTTTTATTTCTGCTGATTTTATGATCTACACCTTCTTTTTGGGTGGACTTTTTATTCTAGCAAGTGGAATAGTTATTTTACAAGTTGCAGCTAATCCATATTTAACTATATTAGGTGGCCCAGAAAAAGCTTCTAGTAGGCTTATTTTTGCGCAGGGATTAAACTCATTAGGAACAACTTTAGCACCATTACTAGGTTCCAGAATTCTTTCTGATACAAATCCAGCTGATGGCATTGTGAAAACTCAAGAAGAGCTAATTAAAGCAGCTCATGCGGTTGAAATACCGTATTTAGGTTTAGCTGCATTTGCTATTTTAATAGCTGTTGCTCTCGCTTTTTATAAGTTTCCAGCAAACAAACCAGCTAAAAGTACTTTAACTTCTCATGAAGAATCACAGTTTAAATTATTCGATTATCCTAGCCTTGTAATGGGAGTAATAGGTATTTTTGTTTATGTTGGAGCAGAAGTTTCTATAGGCAGTATTATGGTTAACTTTATTTCCTCTCCTGAAATTGGAAATATGAGCCATCAAAAAGCGGCTCAATTGCTAGCTTACTATTGGGGTGGAGCTATGGTGGGACGTTTTATAGGCGCATATGTTACTACCAAAGTTAAACCTCATAAAGTTTTATTCGTCCATGCTGTTGCAGCCGCTCTCTTAGTGACTGTAACTGTATTTGCTACAGGCCATTTAGCTATGTACAGCATTATTGCTGTAGGTTTTTTCAACTCAATTATGTTCCCGACTATTTTTGTTCTTTGTACACAATCCCTTGGGAAGTATATGGAAAAAGCTTCTGGAATCATTTGTGTAGCAATTGTTGGTGGAGCATTAATTCCACCACTACAAGCTTTTGTGGTAGATCATATGAACATTCATATTAGCTATGTTGTTCCTTTGCTCTGCTATTTGTATATTGCTTTCTTTGCACTAAAGGTAAAATCAAAAGTTTAGTTGTTAAAAGCTACCCAAATAAAATTGTATTTCTCACTCTGAAGAAGAGTGAGTATTTTTGCTTAGAAATATACCCTTTCGTATAAATCGTGAAACATAAAAAAAATTTCTCCATAACTGACATTCTGGCAAAATTGTCTATAATTTATCTTCCACATCATATTGATAATGGTTATCATCAGTGCTAGTTTTCAATTACAAAAACTAGTTAGTTATTGGTTTTTTGTTTTTTTTCAGTATTAATAAAAAGTTATGGAGCATTCTTATGTTTCCCCCCTTCAATCTGAAGCATCAGAATGAAACAACCTCTTCTGATTCATCGATAAATATTTTAAAAATACCTGTGATCCCTTTAGCAGATTTGAAAAAAGGGGAAAAAGCTGAAGTAGTTAAAATTACTGAAGAACACTTAAACGAGGATCTAACTCTACCAAAAGGAGAGCTTGAAAGACGTTTATTAGAAATGGGTTTTGTTGAAGGAACTGAACTCACTATTCAGCATGAA
This is a stretch of genomic DNA from Pigmentibacter ruber. It encodes these proteins:
- a CDS encoding FeoA family protein, which encodes MFPPFNLKHQNETTSSDSSINILKIPVIPLADLKKGEKAEVVKITEEHLNEDLTLPKGELERRLLEMGFVEGTELTIQHEGFLGKDPIAVLLRSCSLVAIRRKEAQAILVRKLN
- a CDS encoding sugar MFS transporter, producing the protein MVSAVKFPQPNQHNVVQNQQSHTFAIGVVSTLFFLFGFITCLNDILVPHLKEVFNLSNTEASMVQFTFFGAYFLISIPASKLISKFGYKSSFIVGLALTTLGCLSFFISADFMIYTFFLGGLFILASGIVILQVAANPYLTILGGPEKASSRLIFAQGLNSLGTTLAPLLGSRILSDTNPADGIVKTQEELIKAAHAVEIPYLGLAAFAILIAVALAFYKFPANKPAKSTLTSHEESQFKLFDYPSLVMGVIGIFVYVGAEVSIGSIMVNFISSPEIGNMSHQKAAQLLAYYWGGAMVGRFIGAYVTTKVKPHKVLFVHAVAAALLVTVTVFATGHLAMYSIIAVGFFNSIMFPTIFVLCTQSLGKYMEKASGIICVAIVGGALIPPLQAFVVDHMNIHISYVVPLLCYLYIAFFALKVKSKV